The Montipora capricornis isolate CH-2021 chromosome 1, ASM3666992v2, whole genome shotgun sequence genome contains a region encoding:
- the LOC138041227 gene encoding protein farnesyltransferase subunit beta-like — MAYHSVKTIDDLRFKDDGLSTVTSEEQEKVEKAVAKNYSVYLRVAHLDPEVPLLRQKHVHYLKRGLHHLSEAYECLDASRPWLCYWILHSLELLHETITPEENFHTSDFLRRCQDPSGGFAGGPRQLPHLAPTYAAICALCILGTKEAYDLIDRPKLKSFLLSCRTPEGAFIMHRDGEVDIRGAYCAVVAAHLTNVMTPDLFEGTAEWIAKCQTYEGGFSGEPGLEAHGGYTFCGYAALVLLGKHELIDNKKLLQWVTSRQMRLEGGFQGRTNKLVDGCYSFWQGGIFPLIHTVISGSENASSLSDENWMFDQVALQDYLLINCQLHQGGLVDKPGKSRDFYHTCYCLSGLSVAQHFVKSHHVNLNVVGGQENVLAPLHPVFNIGVQCAIRAVDYFRKQPLI; from the coding sequence ATGGCGTACCACTCCGTGAAAACGATTGATGATCTACGATTCAAAGATGACGGATTGTCGACTGTTACTTCAGAGGAGCAGGAAAAAGTCGAAAAGGCAGTGGCAAAAAATTATTCTGTTTACTTACGAGTGGCTCATCTTGATCCAGAAGTCCCTTTGCTTCGCCAGAAACATGTCCATTACCTCAAACGAGGTTTGCATCACTTATCAGAAGCGTATGAATGTCTGGACGCCAGCAGGCCCTGGCTTTGTTACTGGATTTTACATAGTCTGGAACTACTTCATGAAACGATAACCCCAGAGGAAAACTTTCACACTTCTGATTTTCTAAGGCGCTGCCAAGATCCATCTGGTGGTTTTGCAGGGGGTCCACGTCAGTTACCCCACCTGGCCCCCACGTATGCGGCCATATGCGCGCTATGCATTTTGGGAACTAAAGAGGCCTATGATCTTATAGACCGACCAAAACTCAAGTCGTTCTTATTAAGCTGCCGCACACCAGAAGGAGCTTTTATAATGCATCGGGATGGTGAGGTTGATATTAGAGGAGCGTATTGTGCAGTGGTTGCAGCACATCTAACCAATGTCATGACTCCAGACTTATTTGAAGGCACAGCTGAGTGGATTGCTAAATGTCAGACCTATGAGGGAGGATTTTCCGGTGAGCCTGGATTAGAAGCCCATGGGGGCTATACGTTCTGTGGTTATGCTGCACTTGTTTTGCTAGGTAAACATGAATTGATTGACAACAAAAAGTTACTTCAATGGGTTACCAGCCGCCAGATGCGTCTTGAGGGCGGTTTCCAAGGCAGAACAAACAAATTAGTTGATGGCTGCTACTCATTTTGGCAAGGTGGAATTTTCCCTTTGATTCATACCGTCATTAGTGGCAGTGAAAATGCAAGTTCATTAAGTGATGAGAATTGGATGTTTGATCAAGTAGCCCTTCAGGATTATCTGTTGATTAACTGTCAACTTCATCAAGGAGGACTCGTTGATAAACCTGGGAAATCACGGGATTTTTACCACACATGCTACTGTCTTAGTGGTCTCTCGGTGGCTCAACATTTTGTTAAAAGTCATCATGTTAACCTTAATGTAGTTGGTGGACAGGAAAATGTGCTGGCTCCTCTTCATCCAGTTTTCAACATTGGAGTCCAGTGTGCAATACGTGCAGTGGATTATTTTAGAAAGCAGCCTCTTATATGA